The nucleotide sequence TATGGCATAATACTTTGCAATCTTGAGATGTACATGTGCACACAGAGTAGAGCACGCATGGTGTGTGAAAGACCAGGTGTCTCTCTTACTTCCAAGCACTCTGATGGTTCAGCACTTATTATAATGAAAAGGCTTAAGAAACAGCTGTACCAGGTACAGAAGGAAATGCTGTTGGTTTTGATCTTTTGACCAGGTCAACTACACCAAGTCATTTAAACATGACTGCTCCAAATAAACACAACAGTGTGGTGCTGTTGTATGAGAGCAAGTGGCAGAATGCAGCTGTATCTCATCAAAATGCTTTAAGGTATGTCAAAGCTGACAGTTCCCTTTTGAGCATACCCAGTTTATATCACAGGCTGTTGTTCAGTACTGggaatgtttttttcccttctgacaGGAAATCCCTTAGGAAGTCCTACCTTCTCCTCTCTGATTCGCCTGTCCTGCTCTTCCAAGCGCTGTAATTCAGCAAACTCTGCATTACGCAGTTCTGCGAAGGCACGCTGAtgtgcccacagctgggacagctcctcTTCTTCCATGACTTCCAGCAAAGCCTGCTCAACTGTTTTTCCAACCAACACCTCCAGGATCGGCTTCACTTCAATATCAAAGTCAAACAACTGAGGATGGGAgtcagagaaacagagagaaatgtCCCTTGGTCACAATTACTCTTAACAAGGATTGGCAAGGAGAAAAGGATGAACAAAGCCCTTGTACCAAAGTCAGGCTGGAGAAGTGCAGGTGGGGGACCAGTGTCAGCTAAGGCAGGGAGAATCATGAGTGTTGCTGGGGGTAAGTGGGAGTGGGCTGGCCTGAGACACCACCAggcctcccacagcccctgccagggagaAGCCAAGCACTTGCCTAGACCATTTTTTTGTGTTCCCAGTCCCTTCTTGGGCTGGACATGTTTTACAGAAGAGAGCATATCTCAACACTGTATTGCTtagctgaaagcagcagaaccagTGCACATGGCAACACATCTTCCTTAATTTTGCACTTAACCTCAAAGCAAACCTTGGTGAgttgggtttgggtgggttAGTTTTTTTTTGGCATATTCTGTGAGGATTAGTTCCTTCTGTTTCTACTTCAATTTTGcatcagaaatgtgtttttgaTGGGAGAGATATTTTGATAGTATTTGTGGACCTGACTTCATACCTCTCCTTTTTCTATTTGAGTGGCCACATCTTGTCCTGATTTGGCTGGTATGAAGAGTGGAGTGGGAGGTCTGTCCAAAAATTCATCTGTTTGACACTCTACATCAACCTCTATTATCCGATCACTAATCTCTTCCAAATACAGTTctagaaacaaaagcacaatGAATACTCAACATGGGATTCCTTTCATTTTAGCTTTCAACTGTTTTTGATGACTATATCCTGAATTACATCCAAAGACTGCAACAAAATGCTTTCTATAAAGTTAGAAAAAAGGCCTCTCAAAACATAGGTCAATTTGCAGCAAAGGCCATCTGATGCTGTGTTCTCTGTAATGTCAGGTGCACTTCATGGAAGTGATTCCAAAAACAGTAGTTCACCTTAAGCAAAAGTTTTAAAACCTTCCATTTTAAGCATATATGAAATTTCTCTAATTAGTCTGAAAATGGAAACAATAAATGAAGCAGTCTTGACTTTTTATTCaataataaaaaacagaaaaactgaaaaacagacCTTCTGGGAAAATGTCACTAATCAGACAAGTTTAGAACTTCTGATTCcagcattctgtgattttaaactGTGTGATTCTACCAACTTCATCACCAATTTAGCAAGTGAATATAGATCAACAAGcttctgttttcaaatatatataaaaaatgcaGCCTTTTACCTGTCTGCACGTGAACATGTACTCTGCCCTCCACCGGCTCCGGCGTTCCTGGCTGAATTTGCTCTTGTGTAAGCCTTCTGGTCAATGAGTGTTTCTGtgctctcctctgctttttAGCCTCAAGGGTAAGGGACTCGGTACTCTGAGCAGGGGTAAAGAAGAAAGATACCCACAAAACAGAATACACTTTATACTTGAAAATTATATTCAATtgcctccaaaaaaaaaagaaggttgCTCTTTGATTTTAATGTTAGCTATCTAGTATTTTGGATTTACTTTCCTGATTCCTGGCCCTAAATTTTCACAGACTTAAAAGACTGTATGACATGAAATTAATAAGTTATGCTAGCTGCCTACAGGTACATAATAATGGCATCTCATGCTAAGagtaataattaattattttcttatttgaaaGTGAATATTGTATACAGAACTTTGTTAGATAAAGTATATAAAAATGGTATGTTTTCAAATTTTGAGAGGTCAAATGGACTTAAGTCCAGTTATCATCCTATTAACAGAATTGTTtgctaaataaaaattacagacCAATTATTGCTgatgaaacaaaagaaactcataataattattaaattcagtattttacTAATAGATTGAGATAAACATCAGATAAACATCACTGAacttctgaaacaaaatatgtaaaattcACTCTAAGAAATGGCCATTGAACAACACAAAGCTATTTTCAAAcagtagcttttaaaaatactgctttaaatTCATATATGATCAAATTATCTATGTAGAAATATTCTCTGAAAACAAAGTATCGCATTTGGGTGGGACACCGAGCAGCCTGGACCAGTGGAAGGGGgttgaaactagatgatctttagggtccctttcaacccaaaccattctaagATTCTATGATTTACTATTACATCAGGATATAGCAGTAATAAAAAAACACTTGGCATCCTCACAAGCAGCTTTTGCATACAGCTGGATCATTTAGCTCTGCTTCTGTGGTAGGATAAACCAAAGTCTATCCCACAACTCAACTTCCCAAGAGCTGCAATTCCCCCTGATGACACCTTGCATAAAATAACAGATTATCGAGTCATGACTTGTGCTCAGGACCATTACCctaaagaaacagagaaagaaaataaaggcatCAAGTATTTAATGGGGggtaaaaaaatcagaactgcaGAAGTTCGTATGAAACTGAAGAGCTTTAGAGAAGATCTAGAAACAGTCGCAGGCTGGTTTAACTGGAGAGCCTGTGACTACGTGAAATATTGAAAGTTAAATTACAGCTTCATTATAGATGAGGAACAGCTTTGCTGCCCTACCTATGGCTTTCCAACAAAACTGTAGCGCGATGCACTTTAGCGAACCCCAATACCTGCGGTGGGGGAGGACGGACGGACAGAACGTTTCCGCGCACCACTCTCGGGTCGATCATGATGTTGCCGTAGCGCACCTTCTCCCTGCGGCACAGCACAGACAGCGCCACTTGCGGCTTCCCCCCGGCCGGCGGGAGAAAGGCGAGGCGGCGCGGGCTGCGCTCCTCGGGAAGGGAGCCGGGCTCAGGGGAAAGGCGCggaaggcagcagggcagcgGCCCGGGGCGGGCGGCACGGCCCGCCGGACACCGGCACTCACGTCTCGGCGGCATTGGATTGCTCTCGGTACTTGGGGCGGGGGGGCAGGGAGCGGGGCTGGATGGAGAAGCTGTAGGGCCCGTCGGCGGCCGCTTGGGCGGGCCCCATGGTGGGCTCCATGCTGCGGCTCCGGCTccgcgcggggcgggcgcgcCCGAGGGAGCGCTAACGGCGTCCGTCTCCCGGGCAACGCGCGGCGCGTGCGCGGTTCGGCGGccgcgggcggcgcggggcgtCACGGACTGGCTCGGGCTGGGAGGATCCTTAAGGATCGTCCCTGGGTAGGGACACACGTCCGACCAGACCAGGGTGcttaaagccccatccagctcGACCTCGAACGCTTTCAGGGCGGGGAattcacagcctctctgggcaacctgctaCAGTGCCTCACCACCGTCCCAGCAAACAGTgccttcctaatatctaatccaaaTCTACCCTCTTCTAGTTTGAATGCACTCTCcattgtcctgtcactacatgcccttgtaatAAGCCCCCCTGCAGCCCTCTTGTTGGCTCTCCGGTGCTGGAATGCGGCGGACGGGTCACCCTGGGGCCTTCCCTTTGCTGTGCGCGGCACTCGCCCTCACGGAGCCCAGGCCTCGGGCCGTGCCGCCCGCCGGGCGCTGGGAAAGCACCGCCGTAACCCACAGCGGGCCCATTGCCCGGCCGAGGCAATGAGGGCCTCGGACCGCCAGGTGTCACCGTCCTCCCGCCGCCTCCGAGTAACTCCCAGGGACTCTCCGCTTCCCAGGGACACGCGAGGTGCGCTGGCCCTGGCGTGCAGAGGTTGGCTGGGGGCCGCGAAACCCTGTTGGGAGGCGTGCTGGTGGCTTCGGTACCGGTGTCCTGGAAGTACCGGCTCCAACAGCTGCACCCCAAATTTGTGTTTTCCACGTATTTGGATACTGTAAAGGTGTGCTATGATGACAGAGAGATGAGGTGAGTCTTCAGTATGCTGTCCCACCCGTGgtgtgctgtgctccctgccagggcaaATCATGAGCACTTGTTTTCAGCTTCTGTGAAAAATTCCCATTAAGAGAAACATAAAAGCATTGAAGGGTTACTGATAGAGTGATagccttttttttaaacctgtgtGGGTAGGGATATGCCTTGATTCTTTTAGCAAGACTTAGCATATAAAATAGCCCATGCCCTGTGTTTCTGAAACCTTTGGTTTAAATGTAATTCttgttttaaattctatttatttcagCTCAATTATGTTACTGCTGCAGAAATCTGTGCTCCACTCCGTCCCCGAGTACTTCACAGGAGGCCTCAAAGGCATGGAGAAAGCTGTGGAGCAGGAGAAACtatttgaaaaaacaaatttgagAAACCCACCCTGaactaacaaacaaacaaaacaaaacccctcaagaacaacaaacaaacaaaaccctatTGAGGCAGTCCTTCAAGATTTGCTTGTGTCTGGGCAAGCAAAGTTAATGAATGGGTTCTCAGTCCAGCCAAGTCGGAGCACTATGGTTCTTAAATTTGACCTGAGCCAATATAATCCTTTGATTTTGGAGACCTGACTcgtattttctgaaaatttaagTTTGGCTATAGAGTTGGCTATACTGCTTTTAGACTGGGGACTTGAAATCTTGGTAGACCTTTCCAAGATTGTTACAGATCTGGTGTTTCTCTTCATGTGAAAAACAGCTGCAGTATAGCCTGAAAAATGTCAGTCTAAAGCTGTCCAGAGCGTGCTTGCTGAATAAGCCTAGAAATTTGGCTGGAATGAACTGGCTAGGAAGACAACAAGAAAACAGCCTGTAACCACTGGAGCAAGGATTCCTGAGGAGTTGCCTGCTCCTTATTGACCACAAATCTTGTGAAGATTAAGGTGTTGTATCACAAGTTCATTTTGTTAAGCTGGTCCCAGCTGGTGTCTCACTTTTTGGGAGAATTTCTCATTCACTTGATATGTTCACTGGTTGAATGGCAGCAACTCTATGTCTGTGAAACACTGCTACCTTACCAGTTGAGTGCAAACGTCTCTGCAGGCTTATAAGTGACAAAGCCATCccagaataaaaaaaggcaCCTTTTCTCCCTTGCCCTCTTTTAtgctggttttttggttttgggtttttttttggcttggtgggttgttttttttttttttttgttttgtttttttttggggggtttgtttgggggtttttgttttgtttggtttggttttttggtgtggcttttggagggttttggggttttgttttgttttggttgggtttttgggttgtttttatttttttttcctaaaaataccTGGTGAGTTCGAGAACACTTTGTGTCATCACAAGACTGAGTGGAGCAGGATCCAAAAGCACATTGATTGTAAGCAGATTCCTGCCATTTGTTGCTTTTTGGATCTTACAGTAGCAATGGCTTTTTCACATATTCTTTGGAGGATTTTCTTGGACCTGCACAATC is from Serinus canaria isolate serCan28SL12 chromosome 3, serCan2020, whole genome shotgun sequence and encodes:
- the RSPH3 gene encoding LOW QUALITY PROTEIN: radial spoke head protein 3 homolog (The sequence of the model RefSeq protein was modified relative to this genomic sequence to represent the inferred CDS: inserted 1 base in 1 codon) is translated as PAPPAAAEPRTRRALPGRRTPLALPRXAPAPRGAGAAAWSPPWGPPKRPPTGPTASPSSPAPCPPAPSTESNPMPPRRECRCPAGRAARPGPLPCCLPRLSPEPGSLPEERSPRRLAFLPPAGGKPQVALSVLCRREKVRYGNIMIDPRVVRGNVLSVRPPPPQSTESLTLEAKKQRRAQKHSLTRRLTQEQIQPGTPEPVEGRVHVHVQTELYLEEISDRIIEVDVECQTDEFLDRPPTPLFIPAKSGQDVATQIEKGELFDFDIEVKPILEVLVGKTVEQALLEVMEEEELSQLWAHQRAFAELRNAEFAELQRLEEQDRRIREEKERRRLEHLEKLRKQKETAEKIAARAFAQRYLADLIPSVFNNLHDSGFFYDPIERDIETEFLPWLMSEVEEELQKKVLGRTMLDSLIRMVVEKRLDEFSHPPPPAQTRAHAEEPGTTDADPKMSGEEDAADQPVAEKEETDQPVAEEEP